AAAGGCGGCTCTTTTTTTTTCTCTAAATCTTTAGATGGGTTTTTAAGGAATCGATAAGTTTTGTCAGCTCATTATCTGCATTTTGGATCTGCTCTTGAACAGAGCCCGTTTTTTCAGCTTTAAGGCCTGCATAAATCTTTAGCTTGGGTTCTGTGCCAGAAGCACGTATGACAAGCTTACCTTCGTTCTCTAGACGATATAACAGTACATTAGAGCTGGGTAAAAAAAGAGACGTGGTTTGATTGGTTTTAATATCGAGAGCTTTTTGGGTAAGATAGTCTTCGATCGAAAGGATGGAAAATGTGTCAAATTGGGAAGGAGGATTGGAGCGAAGCGTTTTTAAGATAGATTTGATCTTTTCTTGGCCTTCTTGACCTGGGTCAAATTCTATTGACTCTAGTTTTTCTCTATACACACCATATTTTTCGTAAATTTCTATCAAATAATCTGAAAGGGTTTTGTCTTGGGCTTTGAGTTGGAGGGCTAGATCGCACACAATGCCCGTGGCAATGATCGCATCCTTATCCCTTGCATGGGTTCCAAAGAGACATCCATAGGATTCTTCTGCTCCAAACACATATTGAAATTCGTTGCTCAATTCCCACTCATGGATTTTTTCTCCAATATATTTGAATCCAGTGAGCACATCAAAGCATTTGACCTTGTAGTCATCACAAATGGTTTTAAACAGCTCTGTTGTGACAATTGTTTTGACACATGCAGATTTTGGATTAAGCAGGTCTTTAATTTTGTAATTGTTTAAGATGCCTTCTAACAAAACGCAGGCCATTTCATTTCCATTGATATAGATCGGAGTGTTGTCATGATTAATCACAATTCCAATACGATCGGCATCTGGATCTGTGGCAATGAGAAGATCAAAGTTTTCAGCTAGCATGCGCTTTGTGCCAATATCTAGCGCTTCTTTGACTTCAGGGTTAGGATGTTTTGTAGTGGGAAAGTTTCCATCAGGTGTGGATTGTTCAAACACCGTTTCAAAATTTGTAAAGCCCCATTTTTCAAAAAGTTTAGGGACTAAAGTAATGCCTGTGCCATGAAGAGGGGTGTATAAGACTTTGAGATTGGAACCTTTTTTTGCATTGTCTTTTTTATTTAGTTGCATCTCAAAAATGGCTTTTAGATATTCTTCGTCTAAGCTTTCATCCACTTCTTGAATAAAGGATTGGTTTTGTACCTCTTTTTTTACATCATCTAGAGAGTGGATTTTTTGCACCTCTTCCATCACATTTTTATCATGAGGAGGAACAAGCTGCGCGCCATCTTGAAAATAGACTTTATAGCCATTGTATTCTTTAGAATTGTGTGAAGCTGTAATCATCACACCTGCATGGCATTTTTTGTCTCTTAGGCCAAAAGAAACATAAGGGGTCGGACGCAAATCTTTTGTGATGAAGACTTGGATATGGTTTGCAGCTAAAACTTGCGCTGTAGTTTTAGCAAATGCATTAGAATGGTTTCTAGAATCAAAGCTAATAAAGACACTCACTTGTTCTTGAGGAAAGGCTTTTAAAAGATAGTTGGCAAGTCCTTGGGTGATGAGTTGAATGGTGTACACATTTAAACGATTCGTTCCAACTCCCATTAGGGTGCGCACACCTCCTGTTCCAAAACTCAAATGTGTATAAAAAGCATCAGCTAGAGCTTTAGGATCTTTTTCTAAAAGATCTTTGATTTCTTGTTTGACTTCATCCGGATAGGGACCTTCTAACCAAGAATTAATATTTGTTTTTGTTTGTTCATCGAACGTTGAGGGAAAATTTATCATGATTCAATCTTTTTTTTTGATTGACTCTAAGGATATCAGTTTACTTGATTTATGTTCAATCCCTTCGCAATAGTGTTTTTCTTTTTGCCATGTTTTTTTTGATTTCAAAATGGAGGGCCAAAAAGGATAGGTTTTGCATTGCTTAGGTCGGACAGGATAGATGGTGCACTTTTTGTTTTTATAGAAAATACAATCAAAATTTTCATGGGTCTCCAAAAGCGCCCATTTTTGATTCACAAGTCTCAAATAGCGTTTTTTAAACACATCTTGCGATAAGTTTAAAAAAGCACTCATGGCACCAATTTCCAGATTCGATACAAGCACAATGCCTTCAAACCCCGTACAACACTTTCCACATTGCGTACAGTTAAAATATAGACCATCTTTGTACCACATAAGACCAAAAGTATATAAATTGAAAGCAAAATTCTCAATCAAAATAAAGAAAAGCTATCTTAGAAAACGACCGTTGCTCCAAAGGCATAGTTTTCAAATAAAGAAGAGTGCATTTCTGTAAAAATGCGCAAAGATAAAACCCAATTGTCTTTAAAGGCATGATTGAAAGCAACTCCAAAGCGATAATTCCAATGATGATCGATGATTTGAGAAACATTGTAGGTTGTTTCTGAAAAAGACGCAGGTGCGCCAAAATCATTAAATCCATCAAAGGCTTGTTTGTTTTTTGCAAGAGATGTCAGTGTTGTTTTTAGTGAAGAAAAAAAATAAAAAAAATTGTTAATAATAAAACGAATATCTAAGCCAATTAAAATGCCATTTGAAGTTTTCTCAGATCGAATTTTTGACACACCCCTTCTTGATGGATTGTCCATGTCATAAGCACTCACAATAAAATTTTCGTTATGTCTGATCGTGACAATTCCTGCAAAAGGCTGGATTAATATTTTGGAGGTTAGTGAAGAGGACATTTGAATCATCAAATCTGCAATATAGACATGTTCCATCAAATTTCCTTCGATATGAGCTTTTAAGTTACTCTCAGGAAGGGAAATTGGGAATAAGCTAATATTTACCACAAGATCTGGAGACTTTTCAGTTTCAGTAGTTTGATGAGCACCGCTTCTCAAATAACGATATTGAAAAGAGAGATTAAACATTTCATTTAGAGCAACACTTGCACCTACTCCAAACCCAAGCTTCGGAGTGTTAGGAATATAATAATATACATTAGAGGCTGGAACACCTACTTTTTGTGTAAAGAAGTATAGGGGAGTCTGAATAGTCTCGATTTGTGAGATAAAAATATCGCTATTTGCAATAAACGTCCATTTTCGCGTCACTTCTTTTTGCCTTGGTGGATTGCTTTGAGAAAAAACAACCTCATTTGCAAAGCTAAAAGCAAAAGCACATATAAGAATCGTGATTTGTTTTAACATCTATAACCTCAGTTTTAAAAAATTGCAGTCATCCCACACCCGTAAGCCTCATAGGTATCTTCTTTCAATTCATAAAAGAGTCTTAAAGAAAATAGCCAGCGATGGAAAAGATGCTGCCATCCCAACCCAAATCGATATTCCCAAGTATGAAGATTATTTATTGCAACATCTCTAGAAGATTGCTGTAGGATTTCAGGTTTTGTCGAATCATCAACTGTAAAACGAGAAACATTATTCGTGCTTGTGGTGATTTGAGTGAGCAATGTAGTAAAAAAATAGAAATACTGATTGATGATGAATTGAATATCTGTGCCAATCAGAATACCAATGCGGTTTTCCTTATTAAAAGTGCTTTCTTTATAAGATTGTGTTGCACTCTTTGCATTAAGGAAATAGTCAAACTTTTTTCGCTGCAAGCGAAAACCCGCTAAAGGTTGAAAGCGTAATTTGCCCATCATCCAGTAGGAAGTTTGTACCAAGAAATCTGCCATCAATAAACGCACCTTGGTACGAGAAGAAAATTGCACAGGATCCGGAGCTAAAAAATTCAAAACAAAAGCACCCGGATTAACTGTTAAGTTTGTAAAGTTTGTCGGCGTTGTATGCGCATCGATTTTTCCAGAATGAAGATAGCGACATTGAATAGATATGTTAAGATACTCATTTAAAGCACATCCAATTCCTGCTAAAAATCCAATGCGTGGCGTATTTTTTAAGTAATAATTGTGGACTTCTTTTGTGTTACCAAAATCTACACTCATTTCGGCATATTTTATGTTATCTATCTGGATTTTTCCCACAAGAAGATCTGCGTTAAACAAAAATGCGTGTTTGGAAGGGACTTTGTGCTGGCCTGGTGGATTGTTTTGCGTGTAGACAATTTCATTTGCAAAAAGAACACTCAGACCAAATATAAATAAACACGTTTTTTTAAGCATAGACATTCCTTTTTACTTGGAAGATAAGTGTATTTTTTTTTGAGTTTTTATGTCAAAATAAATTTTTATGATCTACAAAAATGCTTGGATCTAGCATACTTTGCACAATATGGAAACGCAACGCGAACATTGGACTTCGTCTTTTGGATTTATCATGGCAGCGGCAGGTTCTGCTATTGGTCTTGGTACGCTTTGGCAATTTCCTTATATGGTAGCGTCCAACGGGGGATCCACTTTTGTCATCGCCTATTTAATTTGCATATTCTTTTTAGGGATACCCGTCTTTATTGCAGAGTTGATTTTAGGACGTGCATCTCAACGTGGAGCTGTGGGCACATTCCATACGCTTAGTCCTGAAAAACCCTTTTGGAATATGACCGGATGGTTGGGGATTTTTGCTTCGTTAATTGTGCTCTCTTACTATTGTATTGTTTCTGGATGGGGGCTGAATTATTTTTTAATGTCCATCAATCAATATTTTTTATCCCTCCCAGATGCTCAAATAGCGCCCTTGTTTGATGTGTTGTACAAATCAGGATCCATGAATCTTTTTTGGCAGTTTATCTTTATGTTGATTACAGTGCTTGTAGTGTTTCAAGGGGTGAGAAAAGGCATTGAGCATTGGGCAAAAATCTTGACCACACTCTTACTCATTTTGTTGTTGTTCCTTTTAGTGTTTAGCCTTTTTCAAGGGGGGACACTCAAAGCATTGCGTTTTTTATTTGTGCCTGATTGGAGCTTATTGAAACCGGCAACCATTTTATCTGCACTGGGTTTGAGCTTTTTTACGCTAAGTTTGGGTGAGGGGATTATGATTACCTATGGGTCTTATATGAAAAAAAGCTCAGATGTTCCCAAAACAGCGATCATTGTGAGCCTTGGTACAGTGTTGGTGTCTTTGTTTTCCGTGATGATGGTGTTTTCCATTGTGTTTGCCTTTGATTTGCAAGTAGAACAGGGCATTGGGCTTATTTTTAAAACATTGCCTGTTTTGTTTACAAAGCTGCCAGCAAAGTTTTTGATTTCTTCAATCTTTTTCTTGCTGCTTGTGTTTACAGCGCTCACTTCTTCTGTAGGATTGTTAGAAACGCTTGTTGCAAACTGGATGGATTTATCCAACTGGTCTAGAAAAAAAGCCGTCATTGTGTTTGCTATACTTGCTTATGTGGTAGGTATTCCATCGGCGCTTTCTGGAACAGAGGGTCTTTTTAAAAATTGGTCTATTCTTTATGGAAAAACCTTTTTTGAAACCATGGTAGATATGATTTCTACATGGATCATTCCTATTGCGGGACTTTTGGTGGTCTTATTTACAGGATGGAAATTGGAAAAAACAAATGCTAAGAAGCAATTTGAACTAGGATCCAAGCTCAATCTATTTTCTATTTGGTATTTTTTTATTAAATGGGTCGCTCCTGTAGCCATTGTGCTCGTGATTTTACAATCTACAGGAATGTTGGGAGAATAGATGACAACACAACGCGAACATTGGAAATCGTCTTTTGGATTTATCATGGCAGCGGCAGGTTCTGCCATAGGTCTTGGTACGCTTTGGCAATTTCCTTACATGCTAGGAGAAAATGGCGGAGGTCTTTTTGTCATCACTTATCTTATATGTACACTGTTCATTGGGATTCCTGCCTTTATCGCAGAGCTCATCTTAGGACGCCACACGCAAAAAAGTGCTGTGGCAGCGTTTCATGTGCTTTCAAAAGATAAGCCTAGTTGGACGTTTACAGGCTGGCTTGGTGTGATCACCGCGCTTTTAATTTTGTCCTATTATTGCGTGGTTGCAGGATGGGGGCTGAACTATTTTTTGATGAGTATGATGGGCGCGTTTCGCAACCTTGATGATACAAAAATAGTAGGACTTTTTTCCGATTTGTATCACTCAGGTTCCATGAGTCTGTTTTGGCAAATGTTGTTTTTAGGAATCACTGTGGTTGTCGTTCTTCAGGGAGTTAGAAAAGGCATTGAACATTGGGCAAAAATTTTAACAACGATGCTTTTGGTTTTGCTTGTTGTTTTATTTGTTTATGTGACCTTTTTGGATGGTTTTGGCAAGGCTGCACACTTTATTTTTGTGCCCAATTTGTCAACATTTAAAGCCTCTTCCATCCTTTCTGCTTTGGGACTGGCTTTTTTTACGTTGAGTGTAGGACAAGGTGTTATGATCACTTATGGATCATACATGCAAAAAAGTGCAGACATTCCAAAAACAGCGCTTATCATCGGAGTAATGGATATTGTGGTCTCACTTTTTTGTGCCATGATGATTTTTCCCATCATCTTTACCTTTGGCTTTTCTTCTCAACAAGGTATTGGACTTGTGTTTAAAACGCTGCCGGTGCTGTTTACAAAGCTTCCGGGTACTTTGATCATCTCTTCGCTTTTTTTCATTCTATTTGTCTTCACAGCGCTGACATCAAGCGTGGCACTTTTAGAAGTGATCGTGGCAAATTTTATGGACCTAAAAGGTTTTTCAAGAAAAAAATCTGTTGTGATTTCTACAATTTTGGTTGTATTTCTAGGTATTCCTTGTGCCCTTTCCGGAACAGATTTGATGTTTTCCAACTGGAAAGTGCTGTATCAAAAAACCTTTTTTGAAACCATGGTGCATCTGGTCTCTTCGTGGACGCTGCCTATTTCTGGCTTTTTGATTGTGCTATTTTCAGGTTGGC
The DNA window shown above is from Chlamydiota bacterium and carries:
- the pgcA gene encoding Phosphoglucomutase is translated as MINFPSTFDEQTKTNINSWLEGPYPDEVKQEIKDLLEKDPKALADAFYTHLSFGTGGVRTLMGVGTNRLNVYTIQLITQGLANYLLKAFPQEQVSVFISFDSRNHSNAFAKTTAQVLAANHIQVFITKDLRPTPYVSFGLRDKKCHAGVMITASHNSKEYNGYKVYFQDGAQLVPPHDKNVMEEVQKIHSLDDVKKEVQNQSFIQEVDESLDEEYLKAIFEMQLNKKDNAKKGSNLKVLYTPLHGTGITLVPKLFEKWGFTNFETVFEQSTPDGNFPTTKHPNPEVKEALDIGTKRMLAENFDLLIATDPDADRIGIVINHDNTPIYINGNEMACVLLEGILNNYKIKDLLNPKSACVKTIVTTELFKTICDDYKVKCFDVLTGFKYIGEKIHEWELSNEFQYVFGAEESYGCLFGTHARDKDAIIATGIVCDLALQLKAQDKTLSDYLIEIYEKYGVYREKLESIEFDPGQEGQEKIKSILKTLRSNPPSQFDTFSILSIEDYLTQKALDIKTNQTTSLFLPSSNVLLYRLENEGKLVIRASGTEPKLKIYAGLKAEKTGSVQEQIQNADNELTKLIDSLKTHLKI